In Clarias gariepinus isolate MV-2021 ecotype Netherlands chromosome 1, CGAR_prim_01v2, whole genome shotgun sequence, one DNA window encodes the following:
- the gal3st4 gene encoding galactose-3-O-sulfotransferase 4 isoform X2, whose protein sequence is MRWLGCYRLGPMWKALLVFVVIAFAGQLLAVLFNKSWVQTERPRSLFSLSESGQGPPLGSCRPQKHIMFLKTHKTASSTVLNMLYRFGEEQGLRFALPMGYQFGYPLPFIAQRVKGYRGPHVVEFDVMGNHMRFYKPEVEKVMPANTFYFSILREPVALAESSYAYYKNVAPAFRRSKGLGDFADNPYKYYEPQLRNNHYARNLLWFDFGLDHNANYSLALAKRGEATVRRNFKLILLSEYFDQSMVLLRHALCWPLDAVVSFSLNARQQISKSRSGWVGKAAASASLALTEEQRQKLRDWNALDWHLYQAFNSTFWDRVERFGRARMHAEVALLRSRREVLASVCLRDGGQPIEASRIRDRAIRPFQSGMVKILGYELQPGLDNATRQACLRMIRPEIQYKDLLDLRQFPRAQQFPGPALAANGLAVKKDLPPHRTGQQAGESLERDWDGTILARNHSQEHVDIKGKLR, encoded by the exons ctGGGTACAGACAGAGCGGCCTCGGTCTCTGTTCTCTCTTTCCGAGAGCGGTCAGGGGCCTCCTCTGGGCTCCTGCAGGCCACAAAAACACATCATGTTCCTGAAGACTCACAAGACAGCCAGCAGCACCGTTCTCAACATGCTCTACCGCTTTGGTGAGGAGCAGGGTCTACGTTTTGCCCTCCCAATGGGCTACCAGTTTGGCTATCCACTCCCCTTCATAGCCCAGAGAGTCAAAGGGTACAGGGGTCCCCATGTAGTTGAATTTGATGTCATGGGAAACCACATGCGCTTCTACAAGCCAGAG GTGGAGAAAGTCATGCCtgcaaatacattttatttctccatTTTACGAGAACCTGTGGCATTAGCTGAGTCATCTTATGCCTATTACAAAAATGTTGCCCCTGCCTTTCGACGTTCAAAGGGACTAGGCGACTTTGCAGATAATCCGTACAAATACTATGAGCCTCAACTGCGCAACAACCACTATGCCCGCAACCTTTTGTGGTTTGACTTTGGCCTTGATCACAATGCTAACTACTCATTGGCTCTTGCAAAGCGTGGTGAAGCAACAGTACGACGCAACTTTAAACTTATCCTTTTGTCTGAGTACTTTGACCAGTCCATGGTGCTGCTCCGACATGCTCTTTGCTGGCCTTTGGATGCTGTTGTGTCTTTTAGCCTGAATGCTAGACAGCAGATATCTAAAAGTCGGTCTGGCTGGGTGGGAAAGGCAGCTGCTTCAGCATCTTTAGCACTGACGGAAGAGCAGCGCCAGAAGCTGCGTGATTGGAACGCCCTGGACTGGCACCTGTACCAAGCCTTTAACAGCACTTTCTGGGACAGGGTGGAGAGATTTGGTCGAGCGAGGATGCATGCTGAGGTTGCCTTATTGAGGAGCAGACGGGAGGTTCTGGCCAGTGTGTGTCTGCGCGATGGAGGCCAGCCGATTGAAGCTAGCCGTATTCGGGACAGGGCCATCCGTCCCTTTCAGAGTGGCATGGTGAAGATTTTGGGGTACGAGTTGCAGCCAGGTCTGGACAATGCCACGAGGCAAGCCTGTCTGCGTATGATTAGGCCGGAGATCCAATACAAGGATCTGTTGGATCTCCGACAGTTTCCACGTGCACAGCAGTTTCCAGGACCAGCACTGGCTGCAAATGGGCTTGCTGTTAAAAAGGATTTGCCACCTCATAGGACTGGACAGCAGGCTGGTGAATCATTAGAGAGGGATTGGGATGGAACCATCCTGGCCCGTAATCACTCCCAAGAACATGTGGACATTAAGGGAAAACTGAGATAG
- the gal3st4 gene encoding galactose-3-O-sulfotransferase 4 isoform X1, with amino-acid sequence MLFRLVARRMRWLGCYRLGPMWKALLVFVVIAFAGQLLAVLFNKSWVQTERPRSLFSLSESGQGPPLGSCRPQKHIMFLKTHKTASSTVLNMLYRFGEEQGLRFALPMGYQFGYPLPFIAQRVKGYRGPHVVEFDVMGNHMRFYKPEVEKVMPANTFYFSILREPVALAESSYAYYKNVAPAFRRSKGLGDFADNPYKYYEPQLRNNHYARNLLWFDFGLDHNANYSLALAKRGEATVRRNFKLILLSEYFDQSMVLLRHALCWPLDAVVSFSLNARQQISKSRSGWVGKAAASASLALTEEQRQKLRDWNALDWHLYQAFNSTFWDRVERFGRARMHAEVALLRSRREVLASVCLRDGGQPIEASRIRDRAIRPFQSGMVKILGYELQPGLDNATRQACLRMIRPEIQYKDLLDLRQFPRAQQFPGPALAANGLAVKKDLPPHRTGQQAGESLERDWDGTILARNHSQEHVDIKGKLR; translated from the exons ctGGGTACAGACAGAGCGGCCTCGGTCTCTGTTCTCTCTTTCCGAGAGCGGTCAGGGGCCTCCTCTGGGCTCCTGCAGGCCACAAAAACACATCATGTTCCTGAAGACTCACAAGACAGCCAGCAGCACCGTTCTCAACATGCTCTACCGCTTTGGTGAGGAGCAGGGTCTACGTTTTGCCCTCCCAATGGGCTACCAGTTTGGCTATCCACTCCCCTTCATAGCCCAGAGAGTCAAAGGGTACAGGGGTCCCCATGTAGTTGAATTTGATGTCATGGGAAACCACATGCGCTTCTACAAGCCAGAG GTGGAGAAAGTCATGCCtgcaaatacattttatttctccatTTTACGAGAACCTGTGGCATTAGCTGAGTCATCTTATGCCTATTACAAAAATGTTGCCCCTGCCTTTCGACGTTCAAAGGGACTAGGCGACTTTGCAGATAATCCGTACAAATACTATGAGCCTCAACTGCGCAACAACCACTATGCCCGCAACCTTTTGTGGTTTGACTTTGGCCTTGATCACAATGCTAACTACTCATTGGCTCTTGCAAAGCGTGGTGAAGCAACAGTACGACGCAACTTTAAACTTATCCTTTTGTCTGAGTACTTTGACCAGTCCATGGTGCTGCTCCGACATGCTCTTTGCTGGCCTTTGGATGCTGTTGTGTCTTTTAGCCTGAATGCTAGACAGCAGATATCTAAAAGTCGGTCTGGCTGGGTGGGAAAGGCAGCTGCTTCAGCATCTTTAGCACTGACGGAAGAGCAGCGCCAGAAGCTGCGTGATTGGAACGCCCTGGACTGGCACCTGTACCAAGCCTTTAACAGCACTTTCTGGGACAGGGTGGAGAGATTTGGTCGAGCGAGGATGCATGCTGAGGTTGCCTTATTGAGGAGCAGACGGGAGGTTCTGGCCAGTGTGTGTCTGCGCGATGGAGGCCAGCCGATTGAAGCTAGCCGTATTCGGGACAGGGCCATCCGTCCCTTTCAGAGTGGCATGGTGAAGATTTTGGGGTACGAGTTGCAGCCAGGTCTGGACAATGCCACGAGGCAAGCCTGTCTGCGTATGATTAGGCCGGAGATCCAATACAAGGATCTGTTGGATCTCCGACAGTTTCCACGTGCACAGCAGTTTCCAGGACCAGCACTGGCTGCAAATGGGCTTGCTGTTAAAAAGGATTTGCCACCTCATAGGACTGGACAGCAGGCTGGTGAATCATTAGAGAGGGATTGGGATGGAACCATCCTGGCCCGTAATCACTCCCAAGAACATGTGGACATTAAGGGAAAACTGAGATAG
- the trappc14 gene encoding trafficking protein particle complex subunit 14 isoform X2: MVLMMESQCEYFMYFPAVPISDLSDPARYRTLPRRSHLYLGETVRFLLVLRAQSGTGSGGSEERAGRGWRELAASLRALASVCPGESRARGRDRSGEDAAEEEESDEDDAGSCSVRGATNYRGFRECKPLLIHNNPGNGAREFRRAPVQSPVDEPVVLNDEVIFPLTVSLDKLPVNTLKVKIIVTVWKQEEEKAEIQEHGYLSILQQKSPCQTFRQDLNTFKAQVSTTLNVLPPPTVKCQQMTVSGKHLTVLKVLNGSSQEEVCVHDVRILPNFNASYLPMMPDGSVLLVDNVCHQSGEVAMASFYRMDSESSHLPSMLSALEQQNFLFQLQLSDQAQDDSNEGLEVPLIAVLQWSTPKLPFTSSIYTHYSVPSIRLDRPHFIMTASCPSAVRAHEHFRVRYTLLNNLQDFLAVRLVWTPEGRGQKEDPAVNAVVCHSPLSNLGYCRKGSTLSVSVAFQILKAGLFELSQHMKLKLQFTASVSNPPPEARPLSRKNSPSSPAVRDILDRHQASLSLGRSQSFSHQQPSKSHLTRTGSVMERRAITPPVGSPVGRPLYLPPERSILSLDKIAKRECKVLVLESHS, translated from the exons ATGGTTCTGATGATGGAATCGCAGTGCgagtattttatgtattttcccGCGGTGCCCATTTCCGACCTGTCAGACCCGGCTAGGTACCGCACCCTGCCGCGCCGCAGCCACCTCTACCTGGGGGAGACGGTGCGCTTCCTGCTGGTGCTGCGCGCGCAGAGCGGCACGGGCTCCGGAGGCAGCGAGGAGCGCGCGGGCCGCGGCTGGCGCGAACTGGCTGCGTCCCTGCGCGCGCTCGCCAGTGTGTGTCCGGGTGAGAGCAGGGCGCGGGGGAGGGATCGCTCCGGGGAGGATGCAGCCGAGGAGGAGGAGAGTGATGAAGATGATGCAGGGAGCTGCTCAGTTAGAGGAGCCACGAACTACCGGGGGTTCAGAGAGTGTAAACCGCTTCTCATCCACAATAACCCCGGGAACGGCGCCAGGGAGTTCCGCAGGGCACCCGTCCAG TCTCCTGTGGACGAGCCAGTCGTTCTAAATGATGAAGTCATCTTCCCCCTGACCGTGTCTTTGGATAAACTACCGGTCAACACACTTAAAGTGAAG ATCATAGTGACTGTATGgaagcaggaggaggagaaagcTGAGATCCAGGAACATGGCTACCTCAGCATTCTTCAGCAGAAGAGCCCATGCCAAACTTTCCGCCAGGACCTCAACACCTTCAAAGCCCAAG TCAGCACCACTCTAAACGTCCTTCCACCGCCCACAGTAAAGTGTCAGCAGATGACTGTGTCTGGAAAACACTTGACTGTACTAAAAG TGTTAAACGGAAGCTCTcaggaggaggtgtgtgtgcatgatgtcCGAATTCTGCCCAACTTCAATGCCTCTTATTTACCCATGATGCCTGATGGCTCCGTGCTGCTGGTCGACAACGTGTG CCATCAGTCAGGTGAAGTTGCCATGGCATCCTTCTACAGAATGGACAGTGAGTCTAGTCACCTTCCCAGCATGCTCAGCGCTCTGGAACAGCAAAACTTTTTGTTTCAACTGCAGCTTAGCGATCAGGCCCAGGATGATTCCAATGAG GGTCTTGAAGTGCCACTGATAGCAGTCCTCCAGTGGTCCACCCCCAAGCTGCCATTCACCAGCTccatctacacacactacagtgtgCCTAGCATCAGACTGGACCGGCCTCACTTCATTATGACTGCGAGCTGTCCCAGTGCCGTAAGGGCTCACGAGCACTTCAGAGTGCGCTACACGCTCCTCAACAACCTGCAGGACTTCCTGGCTGTACGGCTTGTCTGGACACCAGAGG GCCGAGGACAGAAGGAGGACCCGGCAGTAAATGCAGTAGTGTGTCATTCTCCTTTAAGTAACCTTGGTTACTGTCGCAAAGGCAgcactctctctgtgtctgtggcCTTCCAGATCCTCAAAGCTGGACTTTTTgag CTGAGTCAGCACATGAAACTCAAGCTGCAGTTTACAGCGTCCGTGTCAAACCCTCCCCCCGAAGCTCGTCCTCTCTCGCGTAAGAACAGTCCGTCCAGTCCTGCTGTACGAGACATACTGGACCGGCACCAGGCCAGTCTGAGCCTGGGCCGCTCACAGTCCTTCTCCCATCAGCAGCCGTCCAAATCCCACCTCACCAG GACAGGCAGTGTTATGGAACGGCGCGCAATCACTCCTCCTGTCGGCTCTccggtcggccggccactctaCCTCCCCCCGGAACGGAGCATTTTATCACTCGACAAGATCGCCAAGCGCGAGTGCAAAGTGCTGGTGCTGGAGTCACACAGctaa
- the trappc14 gene encoding trafficking protein particle complex subunit 14 isoform X1, with protein sequence MVLMMESQCEYFMYFPAVPISDLSDPARYRTLPRRSHLYLGETVRFLLVLRAQSGTGSGGSEERAGRGWRELAASLRALASVCPGESRARGRDRSGEDAAEEEESDEDDAGSCSVRGATNYRGFRECKPLLIHNNPGNGAREFRRAPVQSPVDEPVVLNDEVIFPLTVSLDKLPVNTLKVKIIVTVWKQEEEKAEIQEHGYLSILQQKSPCQTFRQDLNTFKAQVSTTLNVLPPPTVKCQQMTVSGKHLTVLKVLNGSSQEEVCVHDVRILPNFNASYLPMMPDGSVLLVDNVCHQSGEVAMASFYRMDSESSHLPSMLSALEQQNFLFQLQLSDQAQDDSNEGLEVPLIAVLQWSTPKLPFTSSIYTHYSVPSIRLDRPHFIMTASCPSAVRAHEHFRVRYTLLNNLQDFLAVRLVWTPEGEEKDHGGRMKRGRGQKEDPAVNAVVCHSPLSNLGYCRKGSTLSVSVAFQILKAGLFELSQHMKLKLQFTASVSNPPPEARPLSRKNSPSSPAVRDILDRHQASLSLGRSQSFSHQQPSKSHLTRTGSVMERRAITPPVGSPVGRPLYLPPERSILSLDKIAKRECKVLVLESHS encoded by the exons ATGGTTCTGATGATGGAATCGCAGTGCgagtattttatgtattttcccGCGGTGCCCATTTCCGACCTGTCAGACCCGGCTAGGTACCGCACCCTGCCGCGCCGCAGCCACCTCTACCTGGGGGAGACGGTGCGCTTCCTGCTGGTGCTGCGCGCGCAGAGCGGCACGGGCTCCGGAGGCAGCGAGGAGCGCGCGGGCCGCGGCTGGCGCGAACTGGCTGCGTCCCTGCGCGCGCTCGCCAGTGTGTGTCCGGGTGAGAGCAGGGCGCGGGGGAGGGATCGCTCCGGGGAGGATGCAGCCGAGGAGGAGGAGAGTGATGAAGATGATGCAGGGAGCTGCTCAGTTAGAGGAGCCACGAACTACCGGGGGTTCAGAGAGTGTAAACCGCTTCTCATCCACAATAACCCCGGGAACGGCGCCAGGGAGTTCCGCAGGGCACCCGTCCAG TCTCCTGTGGACGAGCCAGTCGTTCTAAATGATGAAGTCATCTTCCCCCTGACCGTGTCTTTGGATAAACTACCGGTCAACACACTTAAAGTGAAG ATCATAGTGACTGTATGgaagcaggaggaggagaaagcTGAGATCCAGGAACATGGCTACCTCAGCATTCTTCAGCAGAAGAGCCCATGCCAAACTTTCCGCCAGGACCTCAACACCTTCAAAGCCCAAG TCAGCACCACTCTAAACGTCCTTCCACCGCCCACAGTAAAGTGTCAGCAGATGACTGTGTCTGGAAAACACTTGACTGTACTAAAAG TGTTAAACGGAAGCTCTcaggaggaggtgtgtgtgcatgatgtcCGAATTCTGCCCAACTTCAATGCCTCTTATTTACCCATGATGCCTGATGGCTCCGTGCTGCTGGTCGACAACGTGTG CCATCAGTCAGGTGAAGTTGCCATGGCATCCTTCTACAGAATGGACAGTGAGTCTAGTCACCTTCCCAGCATGCTCAGCGCTCTGGAACAGCAAAACTTTTTGTTTCAACTGCAGCTTAGCGATCAGGCCCAGGATGATTCCAATGAG GGTCTTGAAGTGCCACTGATAGCAGTCCTCCAGTGGTCCACCCCCAAGCTGCCATTCACCAGCTccatctacacacactacagtgtgCCTAGCATCAGACTGGACCGGCCTCACTTCATTATGACTGCGAGCTGTCCCAGTGCCGTAAGGGCTCACGAGCACTTCAGAGTGCGCTACACGCTCCTCAACAACCTGCAGGACTTCCTGGCTGTACGGCTTGTCTGGACACCAGAGGGTGAGGAGAAAGACCATGGAGGGAGGATGAAAAGAG GCCGAGGACAGAAGGAGGACCCGGCAGTAAATGCAGTAGTGTGTCATTCTCCTTTAAGTAACCTTGGTTACTGTCGCAAAGGCAgcactctctctgtgtctgtggcCTTCCAGATCCTCAAAGCTGGACTTTTTgag CTGAGTCAGCACATGAAACTCAAGCTGCAGTTTACAGCGTCCGTGTCAAACCCTCCCCCCGAAGCTCGTCCTCTCTCGCGTAAGAACAGTCCGTCCAGTCCTGCTGTACGAGACATACTGGACCGGCACCAGGCCAGTCTGAGCCTGGGCCGCTCACAGTCCTTCTCCCATCAGCAGCCGTCCAAATCCCACCTCACCAG GACAGGCAGTGTTATGGAACGGCGCGCAATCACTCCTCCTGTCGGCTCTccggtcggccggccactctaCCTCCCCCCGGAACGGAGCATTTTATCACTCGACAAGATCGCCAAGCGCGAGTGCAAAGTGCTGGTGCTGGAGTCACACAGctaa